The Methanobrevibacter sp. TMH8 genomic interval GGAGATTTCACTCCTTGAAAAGAATAATCTTCTTTAGAAAGAGTATAAAATTTAAATTTATCTCTTTTAGATAGTTCATTTTTAATAAATTTTGAATTCCCATTAAAAGAATTTTTTTTATCAAGAATAAAAAATACATCGTTTCTATTAAAAGAAAATAATTTAAAAAAATTGAAGATATATGCAAATATTTTATATTTAAAATTCATTATAACACTGTAAACACTGGAAAATAATAACTAATCAATGACTTAATATTCTAAGTTTTGATTAGCTCTGAATAATTTCTTCATATTTATTACAAACTTCTTCTATATCCCCTTTCATTATAAGTTTACCTTTATCTAATAATATTGCTTTATTACAAAGCTCTTTTACTTGAGTTAATGAATGAGAAACAAATAAAACTGTAGTATCATTATCTTCGATTAATTGCATCATTTTAGCAAATGATTTTTTTCTAAATTTAGCATCACCAACAGACAAAACTTCATCTAAAATTAGTATATCTGGATTAACCACAGTAGAAACAGAAAATCCTAATCTTGATTTCATTCCAGAAGAATAATTATTTAGAGGAACATCTAAAAAATCTTTAATTTCGGAAAATTCTACAATTTCGTTAAAATGTTCCTCCATGTATTTTGTAGAAAAACCTAACATAGCCCCTCTAAGAAAAATATTTTCTCTTCCAGTATAATTTCCAGAAAATCCTCCACCTAACTCTAATAAAGGAACTATTCTTCCTTTTGTTTTTACTGTTCCTTTATTTGGCTTTATAACACCTGCAACAGCTTTAAGAAGTGTACTTTTCCCAGCGCCATTTAACCCCAAAATAGCTAACCTATCTCCTTTTTCTACATCAAAAGAAATATCTTCAAGAGCCCAAAATTCTTGATAAAGGAGTTCTCTATTTTTAACTTTTTTAAAATAGTTTTTTAAACTTATTTTTCCTTCTTTAGCTAGATTGTATTTCATTGAAAGATTTTCAACTTCAATAACTTTTTCACCCAAAATATCACCTAAATATAAAGTATAAATTTATCTTGGTATTTATATAATAAAACTATCCCAATTATTAAAAAAACCATTGAAAATCCGAAAACAAACAACATTTGGTATGTAGTCGGAGCAATTCCGTATAAAATTGAATTTCTAAGCATTAATATTACATTATATACTGGGTTAATGTCAAATAAAAATCTAAATTGTTCAGGGACTGTACTAACAGGATAAAATATTGCACTACCCCACATCAACATAGTAGTAAAAACTCCCCATAAATGTTGAACATCACGAACAAATATAACAACAGTAGCAAGAACTAATCCCACACTCAAAGTTAGTAATAAGATTAGGAAGAATGGCACTATCATAAAAAATGCATTCCATGTTAAATTAACACCTGTAACAACCACTAAAAGAACTAAAACTGATAAGGAAATTAAAAATGTAGCATAGTTTCCTAAAACATTAGCTAATGGGAATATATATTTAGGAACATAAATTTTCTTAATTACGCTTGCACTTTTCAAGGAATTCATTGCTGTCTTAGTTCCACTACTGAAAAAATCAAATAATAATTTTCCACATAAAAGATAAACAGGATAATTTTCAATACTTCTCTTGAAAAATGTTGAAAAAATTATTGATAAAACTATTGTAAAGAGTAAAGGACTTAAAAATGTCCAAAAAAGTCCTAAAGAAGATCTTCTATAGGTTAACTTAATGTTTCTCTTAATAAGTTCATATAAAAGATACTTATATTTTTTAAAATTTAGAATAAACCTATTATTTATTATAAAATCAAAACTCATTATATCTCCAGGAAATTTTTAATATATAGTACTATTAAGCTTATTTATTTAATATCTTATTTATTTAATTGCTTATTTATTTAATTCAGTTTTACTATATTAATTTTTATTATTTATATTCATTATCTAAATATATAAATCATTAAGATTAATAATTATTTAGTATTTAATAATAATTTGAATTTTAATGATAATATTAAAAAGAATATGTAATAAATCCTTTAAATAGGTTTCTAAATATAATTTTAAAGACTATCAGAAATATAATTTTAAAAATTAATAGAATATATTTAGTTTAAAATATAATTATCTTCTTATATTTTATCTAATGTATTATTTAAGGAAAATATAGAATAATTGAACAATATTTAGCTAAAATAAAATAATAATCATATGAATCTATTTATTCCAAACTAAAACTGTTTTTCCATAATGAGAGTTAAAATCCTTCTCAAATGCTTCATTAATATCATTTAAAGTTCTTATTTTAAATACATTGCTGATAATACTCTCTAAATAAGACAGTATAATTGGATGTTCTTCAAAAATTTTTATAGTATTCAAAAAATCTTTTTTTCCACTTCTACTAGTTCCAAAAATAAAAAGACCTTTTTCTAATATAATTCTCGTATTTATTGGTATAGGAAATTCCGATACTCCTAAAAAAGATATTGTTCCTTCAGGTTTAATATGATTAATTATTTGATCAATTGCCATTTGAGATCCTCTTCCACCAACACATTCAAATGCATGATCAATATTTAAATTATGAGGGATTTCATTTATTTTGAATGTTTCATCAACAAAACTAAATATATTCAATTTTTCATCATTTGTTCCAAATACTATCACTTTAGAATCTGGAAAAAGTGTTTTTAACAAAAGAGAAGTTATATATCCTAAGTTTCCATCTCCCCAAACACCTATTACTGTTTTTTTTTCATGAGAAATTTCAGAAAACCGAGTAATTGAATGAAGACTTACACTAACCAGTTCTGTAAATGATGCAACTTCTTTATTTATATTATTTGGTAGTTTAACTAATCTATCTGGAGATGAAACAATATAATCCTGCATAAATCCATCAAAATCACTAGATCTAAACTTGCTAGATTCCAAATAATTTTCAGATATTATATCATCAGATTCTATAGGTGTATTTGGAATAATTACTACATTATCTCCCTGAGAAAAAGTTCCAGTATCATCATTAATAACTTCTCCAATACATTCATGTATTAATGCCATAGGAAATTTTTCAGCTAAAACTTCAGGAGGTCTGTTACCATTATAATATCTTTGATCTGCTTGGCAAATTGAAAGATAAGTAGGTCTAACAACCACATTATCTTTTAAAAAAACTTCTTCATACTCTTCTTCAAAGAGTTTAGGAGCCACTAATCGATATACTGTGTTAATCATTATTTCACTAGCCAGAACTTTAAAGATAATTAAATAATATATATTATAATAATTATTATAATAAAAATATAATTAATAATATAATAAAATTAAATAATAAAATTAATATCCTTTTAAAATAGAGTTTGCAACTTTTAAATCATATGGATATGTAATTTTAATATTTGTTACTTCTCCTTCAACAAGAAAAACTTTTTCATTGTTTATTGAAAAAATTTTACATGCATCGGTTAACATGTCTTTTTCTTCATTTGAAAGTTTATTATAGAGTGTTTTTAGTTTATTTATTTTAAAAGACTGAGGTGTTTGACCTTGATACATATTTTTTCTATTAGGTATATTCTTAATGAATTTATTGTCGTTACTTTCTACAATTGTATCTGATGCTGGGATAACAGTATCACATGCCCCATATTTACCAGAATACTTTATATTTTCAGTTAATATTCTGTGAGTTATAAATGGTCTAACAGAATCATGAGTAACAATTATATCATCATCAGATAATTCATAATTTTCATCAATATATGAAACAGCATTCATAATAGTTTCATTACGCTGATCCCCACCTTCCACTACTTTAATCTTATTTGAGCTATTAAAAATATTTTGATTAATAATATATTTATTTATAAGATCTTCAGTATAATTTATCCAATTTTTTGGACATAATACAATTATTTCATCAAAGATATCGTTGATGTAAAATTTTTCTATTGTATGTATTATAATTGGTTTATTTCCAAGTAAAAGAAATTGTTTAGGCTTTTCAATCTTCCCCATTCTTGTTCCAGTACCACCTGCCAAAATTGCCCCGAATATCATGTTAATCTCCTAAATATTAAATAATAATCTAAATTAAATATTAAAATAAAATTATGTTCTTATATTATTATTATATAATTATTTATATAATAATTTAATTATATATTTTTTATAATTGTTTTTAATTAAATTAACTATTTTAAATATAATAATATAAAATAAATTACCATTTTATGAAATTTTTTATTGAAATTATATCCTCATATATCATCAACTACTAAAGCTTATTTTTTATAATAATTTTATTATTGATATTATCTTTCATTCCAATTTTATTTGATTTAAATTTATTAAAAATTTTATTAAAGTCATTTGATTTATAATTAATAGGTGAGTCGATATATAAAACATATTGGCTACTAGATATATTAATAGATTCTTCCTTGAAATTATTATTAGTGAATTTAATATTATCCTCATTTAAATGATTTATATTATTTTTAAGTTTTAAATCTCCATTTAAAATTATTTCAAAAGATTTAAATTCCTGATTATATATTGATTCCAATAAATCATTTATTTCTTGTTCATTTAAATTAATATTATCAATTATTATTGAAATAAGAGGTTTTTTCAAATATTCATCAGTTGTTAATATATAATTTTTATTTATTTTCTGAAATTCGCCAAGAGAATAGAAAATATTAATATCTTTTTTAATGTCTTTAGAAAATTCAAATTTAATTCTTTTTAAAAACTCCTTACTAATTAGTTTATCAGAAATGATACAATCACTAAGGATATTGGAATCTAAAAGATTTCTTTTAGAATATTTGTAGATTTCATATTCATCTTCTTTATCCATTCTGTCCTCAATCACAGGTTTCATTGGACAGATTATAAAATCATATTTTTTTTGTGATTTTCTTTTAAATAAAGAAATGAATAATCTTATAAAATTTATAAATATTTTAGGAAAGTTCCTAATTAATTTAGTAGAAAATCCAAGAGATTTAACTTCACTGAGTTTTTCTTTAATTGTAGTAACTGAAGAATTAATACCATTTATCCTATCAAACATTTCTTTTAATAAATTAGGAGAGAATAAAATATCTTGATCTATAAAAAATAGATAATCCCCTTTAGATTTATTAATAGCCTTATTTTTAAAATCATTTGCATGAACATATTCAATAAAATGAATATTTTCTTTACTTTGAAAACTCTCATCTAACTCCCTAAATAATTCATTTGAAATTATTAATTCAAATGCAGGGAAATTTGAGTTATATATGTTAGATATTATTCTTCTTAAGAGAATAAAATCAATTTTGCCTCCCATATTATCTAATACTATTGTGATTAAAGGATTATCTGCCATTTCAATAGGATCAACAACAAGATCATCTATATTAATATCTTTATTAGAATTACGGATTACTTCCCATGTTTCTGGAATTATTTCTTCTTTAAATTCCATTAGAATATTTTTAACCCTTATTAAAGTATCAGTATCCGTTTTCCAGAATGATCTATAAGTCATGTTGATAAATAGAGTTTGTAGTTCTTTAAATTGTAATAAATCAATATATTCTGAAAATTCACTTTCAAAATTTTTCAATTCATTATTATCATTATTATTTTTTAATAATTGTCGATATTTATTAGAATATTCTTTAAAGGATTCCAAAATTATGTTATAAGATTCATAATATGCATTTACAGAATCTAAATTTGATTCTTGTGAAAGAGAAGAATCATCTGAAAATATTCTTTTTTTATAAATTAAAACATCATGTGGACATCCCACAATTATATCACACTTATATAAAAAAGAAAATAAGAATGCTGCATCACTTGCATGGGTCAAAATAGGCATTTTAACACCAGTTTCCAATAATTTTTCTCTTTTAAACATTTTATTTAATATTAACATAGTCCAAATTATTCTTTTATCATGAGGAGCTATTTCATTCTCATAAGGAAGAAATTTTGCACTTTTATAATAATATAAATTTTTAAAAAATTTATTATTACTTAGTTTCTTTAAAAAATTTATTTTATTAAATTTATTTCTAAAGTTAAGAACCAACCTTAAAGTATTTTTTAAATTTCTACTAGAAGAATCAAAATTCACTTTTGACCAAGTATCTGTAGTAATTTGAGAACCTATTACTAATTCTGGAGAATTATCTTTATTTTCATGAAAATTTATTGTTTCATTAAAGTTATAAAGAGCATCTTCAAAAAAACAATCCCCATCAGGATCTAAAAAACCAATATACTCACCTTTAGCAATTTTAAGTGCGTTATTTCTAGCATTAGCAACTCCTTGATTTTTTTGAATGATAGATTTGAAATTATGATATTTTTCACAATATTCTTTAATGATATCCTGTGTTGAATCTGTAGAACCATCATCAATCAAAATTACTTCAAAATTTTTAAAAGTTTGATTAACTAAAGAATCTAAACTTTTTGAAATGTATTTTTCTACATTATAAGCAGGAATAATTATTGAAAATCTATAAGTAATTATACTTCCTCCATTAAAAGAACTAAAGAGATTTAATTTAAATTTTAATTTAAATAAATAAAATAATTAAACTTTTGAACAATCAAATATTTATTTCATTATTATTAAGACTAAAAATATTAAATATTAATGATATAATTAAATATTAATGACCTATTAAATTACATTTATAATAAAAAATTAAATATAATAATAACTGATTAATTATTTTATAAAAATTTTTAACTATTATTTAACTATTTTAGCACTCTAAATATTATGTATTTTTATTCCTATATATTTTAATATATAAATTAGATATTAATAAAAATTTCACTTAAATTTTAAAAATCTATTTAATATTATAGACAAATCCTAAATAATCTTTATAATTCAACAATCAATAAAAAATTAAATATTATAAAGTTAAATATACATATTTATATACAATAACTTAAATAAAATATATTTTGTATTATATTTTTTGATATAATTTTTTGTATTAAAATTTGGATTATAATAAATATTTATAAATAATTATTATTAATATTATATAATTAAAATTAGTATTAATTAAAAATCCTTGTAAAAAATTATATGATTTTATTTATTTAAAGCATCTATAAAATATATTAAATTTAATATTATTTAATCTTCTGATTTTCAATAATTTAAAAAAGTTATATGATTAGTTATATGGATTAAATAATATTATATTTTCAAAATATTAAGATTTTTTAGATGATTATTTTAATGAATGATGAGGAAAATCTATGGAAGTTGTTAAACATGCCATTATACTTGCAGCAGGTTTAGGATCAAGATTAGGACTTAATACTCCAAAATGCTTAGTTGAAA includes:
- a CDS encoding ABC transporter ATP-binding protein; the protein is MGEKVIEVENLSMKYNLAKEGKISLKNYFKKVKNRELLYQEFWALEDISFDVEKGDRLAILGLNGAGKSTLLKAVAGVIKPNKGTVKTKGRIVPLLELGGGFSGNYTGRENIFLRGAMLGFSTKYMEEHFNEIVEFSEIKDFLDVPLNNYSSGMKSRLGFSVSTVVNPDILILDEVLSVGDAKFRKKSFAKMMQLIEDNDTTVLFVSHSLTQVKELCNKAILLDKGKLIMKGDIEEVCNKYEEIIQS
- a CDS encoding ABC transporter permease translates to MSFDFIINNRFILNFKKYKYLLYELIKRNIKLTYRRSSLGLFWTFLSPLLFTIVLSIIFSTFFKRSIENYPVYLLCGKLLFDFFSSGTKTAMNSLKSASVIKKIYVPKYIFPLANVLGNYATFLISLSVLVLLVVVTGVNLTWNAFFMIVPFFLILLLTLSVGLVLATVVIFVRDVQHLWGVFTTMLMWGSAIFYPVSTVPEQFRFLFDINPVYNVILMLRNSILYGIAPTTYQMLFVFGFSMVFLIIGIVLLYKYQDKFILYI
- a CDS encoding alcohol dehydrogenase catalytic domain-containing protein; this translates as MINTVYRLVAPKLFEEEYEEVFLKDNVVVRPTYLSICQADQRYYNGNRPPEVLAEKFPMALIHECIGEVINDDTGTFSQGDNVVIIPNTPIESDDIISENYLESSKFRSSDFDGFMQDYIVSSPDRLVKLPNNINKEVASFTELVSVSLHSITRFSEISHEKKTVIGVWGDGNLGYITSLLLKTLFPDSKVIVFGTNDEKLNIFSFVDETFKINEIPHNLNIDHAFECVGGRGSQMAIDQIINHIKPEGTISFLGVSEFPIPINTRIILEKGLFIFGTSRSGKKDFLNTIKIFEEHPIILSYLESIISNVFKIRTLNDINEAFEKDFNSHYGKTVLVWNK
- a CDS encoding 2-C-methyl-D-erythritol 4-phosphate cytidylyltransferase — its product is MIFGAILAGGTGTRMGKIEKPKQFLLLGNKPIIIHTIEKFYINDIFDEIIVLCPKNWINYTEDLINKYIINQNIFNSSNKIKVVEGGDQRNETIMNAVSYIDENYELSDDDIIVTHDSVRPFITHRILTENIKYSGKYGACDTVIPASDTIVESNDNKFIKNIPNRKNMYQGQTPQSFKINKLKTLYNKLSNEEKDMLTDACKIFSINNEKVFLVEGEVTNIKITYPYDLKVANSILKGY
- a CDS encoding glycosyltransferase, with the protein product MITYRFSIIIPAYNVEKYISKSLDSLVNQTFKNFEVILIDDGSTDSTQDIIKEYCEKYHNFKSIIQKNQGVANARNNALKIAKGEYIGFLDPDGDCFFEDALYNFNETINFHENKDNSPELVIGSQITTDTWSKVNFDSSSRNLKNTLRLVLNFRNKFNKINFLKKLSNNKFFKNLYYYKSAKFLPYENEIAPHDKRIIWTMLILNKMFKREKLLETGVKMPILTHASDAAFLFSFLYKCDIIVGCPHDVLIYKKRIFSDDSSLSQESNLDSVNAYYESYNIILESFKEYSNKYRQLLKNNNDNNELKNFESEFSEYIDLLQFKELQTLFINMTYRSFWKTDTDTLIRVKNILMEFKEEIIPETWEVIRNSNKDINIDDLVVDPIEMADNPLITIVLDNMGGKIDFILLRRIISNIYNSNFPAFELIISNELFRELDESFQSKENIHFIEYVHANDFKNKAINKSKGDYLFFIDQDILFSPNLLKEMFDRINGINSSVTTIKEKLSEVKSLGFSTKLIRNFPKIFINFIRLFISLFKRKSQKKYDFIICPMKPVIEDRMDKEDEYEIYKYSKRNLLDSNILSDCIISDKLISKEFLKRIKFEFSKDIKKDINIFYSLGEFQKINKNYILTTDEYLKKPLISIIIDNINLNEQEINDLLESIYNQEFKSFEIILNGDLKLKNNINHLNEDNIKFTNNNFKEESINISSSQYVLYIDSPINYKSNDFNKIFNKFKSNKIGMKDNINNKIIIKNKL